From Pusillibacter faecalis, one genomic window encodes:
- a CDS encoding antirestriction protein ArdA yields MFEAYITNTALYPMMGIEVGTTVHFPTTTQEVQAALAKIGIDGKQYSEVFITSFDSDVLGLYDYLDEYENIDELNELGHALLEVRDKGGLETFEAALVLGKHTSSVKDLINLTQNLDLYRFYPDISDDEGLGHLYADELGTIDIPEHIQGYFDYEAYGRDMRINEGGVFAPGGYVAADSVGFKEHYHGTQDIPPEHRVFAYPEKAEPVHSILGALKRFQEAPPAPKKDKAGPSHEER; encoded by the coding sequence ATGTTTGAAGCCTATATAACCAACACAGCCCTGTACCCCATGATGGGGATTGAGGTGGGAACGACGGTGCATTTTCCCACGACCACACAGGAGGTACAGGCCGCCCTTGCCAAAATCGGGATAGACGGAAAGCAGTACAGCGAAGTGTTTATTACCAGCTTTGACAGCGATGTGCTGGGGCTGTACGACTATCTGGACGAGTACGAGAACATCGACGAGCTGAACGAGCTGGGCCATGCTCTGCTGGAAGTACGGGACAAGGGCGGATTGGAAACCTTTGAGGCCGCGCTTGTCTTGGGAAAACACACGAGCAGCGTGAAGGACCTAATCAACCTGACGCAGAACCTTGACCTCTACCGCTTTTACCCGGATATTTCCGATGATGAAGGGCTGGGCCATCTGTACGCCGACGAGCTGGGGACCATCGACATACCGGAGCACATTCAAGGCTACTTCGATTATGAGGCATACGGGCGGGATATGCGTATCAACGAGGGCGGCGTATTCGCTCCCGGCGGATATGTGGCGGCGGACTCGGTGGGCTTTAAGGAGCATTACCACGGGACGCAGGACATACCGCCGGAACACCGGGTATTTGCCTATCCCGAAAAGGCCGAGCCTGTCCATTCCATTCTCGGCGCGCTCAAACGGTTTCAAGAAGCCCCACCCGCTCCGAAAAAGGACAAGGCGGGGCCTTCCCATGAAGAACGGTAA
- a CDS encoding DNA cytosine methyltransferase: MPDIKLGSLFDGIGVFPLAASRCGIRPVWASEIEKAPISITKRHFPDMAHLGDITKVDGGKIPPVHVITFGSPCQNLSLIGNRSGLAGAKSSLFYQAFRIIQEMRDATDNIYPAIAVWENVMGAFSTNDRMDFRAVLSAFSDTEVPMPPSGRWGNAGMVRGGTLDVCWRLMDAQYWAGSRRLARRQRIFIVADFRGRRAADILFKPRPMLPLPPPCREGGRTAAEGDRTSSFETGRQIPVIHPFQCFRMRGAAKRQEETAFRNSFGLPTDPFPTLLASDVTPFAFWYEGDPDGGCIRFLTETESERLMGLPEGWTKYGADGEEIRPLQRYKALGNAIALPCADYIMAGIYEVLADRAGKEE; the protein is encoded by the coding sequence ATGCCGGACATTAAGCTGGGGAGCCTTTTTGACGGGATAGGCGTTTTCCCTCTGGCGGCCTCCCGCTGCGGTATCCGTCCGGTGTGGGCCAGCGAGATTGAAAAAGCGCCGATCTCCATAACCAAAAGGCACTTTCCCGATATGGCGCACTTGGGGGACATTACGAAGGTGGACGGCGGGAAAATCCCGCCTGTCCATGTGATAACCTTCGGCTCTCCCTGTCAGAACCTTTCTCTGATCGGCAACCGCTCCGGCCTTGCCGGGGCAAAATCCAGCCTGTTTTATCAGGCGTTTCGTATCATACAGGAAATGAGGGATGCCACTGATAACATATATCCAGCTATCGCTGTTTGGGAAAACGTCATGGGAGCGTTTTCTACAAATGACCGGATGGATTTTAGAGCCGTCCTATCCGCCTTCTCGGACACCGAAGTTCCAATGCCTCCTTCTGGAAGATGGGGAAACGCCGGAATGGTGCGAGGGGGAACGCTTGATGTGTGCTGGCGGCTCATGGACGCCCAGTATTGGGCAGGCTCCCGAAGGCTGGCGCGAAGGCAGCGAATTTTCATCGTGGCGGATTTTAGAGGCAGACGTGCCGCCGACATACTATTTAAGCCCCGTCCAATGCTCCCACTTCCTCCGCCTTGCCGAGAGGGCGGGCGGACCGCCGCCGAAGGAGATCGAACATCTTCTTTTGAAACAGGGCGGCAAATACCAGTCATCCACCCCTTTCAATGCTTCCGTATGCGGGGAGCGGCAAAAAGGCAGGAAGAAACCGCCTTCCGAAACAGCTTCGGATTACCAACTGACCCTTTTCCCACTCTTTTAGCCAGCGACGTGACGCCCTTCGCCTTTTGGTATGAGGGCGACCCGGACGGCGGCTGTATCCGCTTCTTGACGGAAACGGAAAGTGAGCGGCTGATGGGGCTGCCGGAGGGCTGGACAAAGTACGGAGCGGACGGCGAGGAAATCCGGCCGCTGCAACGCTACAAGGCGCTGGGAAATGCGATTGCTCTCCCTTGCGCCGATTACATCATGGCCGGGATTTATGAAGTGCTGGCAGACAGGGCCGGAAAGGAGGAATGA
- a CDS encoding ParB/RepB/Spo0J family partition protein, with amino-acid sequence MLMADDKTTKMPEQPVTDTGPGKETPPEPEKTPTSPEAEKKTEQQAKSPQVSVYDFAEIMKGKKAEERAAASGGEKPAPAKTEKPEKQPEAPKKAEGKQEKPKEPEQPKRRGRPPKEDKDKATAPKPKAPAQKKQEKAPKEKPEKKVAPTVQATPAPKEPEGPKEAPRRGEEQVVYIKLNELHAFKNHPFEVRDDEEMRAMVSSVKDKGVTQPAIVRPREDGGYEIVSGHRRQKASELAGYADMPCIVRNLTDDEAITQMVEDNLNQREEILPSERAKALKMQLEAIKHQGSRTSGQIDPKDAGKRSNEIVAERNKMAVKQVQRYIRLNELVPDLMKLMDEKKLGFTTAVELSYIGKKNQNYIAVAIDSQQSSPSQAQAKRMRELDEKKLLNGDVIDGIMMEDKKEVDKVILTGAELSKYFGKETTPREMKDQIIKLLDDWKGQQKEHEKPEKKTEPEK; translated from the coding sequence ATGCTTATGGCAGATGATAAAACCACGAAAATGCCGGAGCAGCCGGTAACGGATACCGGGCCGGGCAAGGAAACTCCGCCCGAGCCGGAGAAAACGCCTACTTCCCCGGAGGCCGAAAAAAAGACGGAACAGCAGGCAAAGAGCCCGCAGGTGTCCGTCTATGACTTCGCTGAAATTATGAAAGGAAAGAAAGCCGAGGAACGGGCGGCAGCTTCCGGCGGGGAAAAGCCTGCCCCGGCAAAAACGGAGAAACCGGAAAAGCAGCCGGAGGCTCCGAAAAAGGCCGAGGGAAAACAGGAAAAGCCCAAAGAGCCCGAGCAGCCGAAGCGCCGGGGCCGTCCTCCGAAAGAGGATAAGGACAAGGCCACCGCTCCGAAGCCCAAAGCCCCCGCACAGAAAAAACAGGAAAAGGCCCCCAAAGAGAAACCGGAGAAAAAAGTGGCTCCCACGGTGCAGGCCACTCCCGCTCCAAAGGAACCCGAGGGACCGAAGGAGGCTCCCCGCCGTGGCGAGGAACAGGTCGTATATATCAAGCTGAACGAGCTCCACGCCTTCAAAAACCATCCCTTTGAGGTCCGGGACGATGAAGAAATGCGGGCTATGGTGTCCAGCGTCAAGGACAAGGGCGTTACCCAGCCCGCTATCGTCCGTCCCCGTGAGGATGGCGGCTATGAGATCGTGTCCGGCCACCGCCGCCAGAAGGCCAGCGAGCTTGCCGGATATGCGGATATGCCCTGTATCGTCCGCAACCTGACGGACGATGAAGCCATCACGCAGATGGTGGAAGACAATCTGAACCAGCGTGAAGAAATCCTCCCCAGCGAGCGGGCCAAAGCTCTGAAAATGCAGCTTGAGGCCATCAAGCACCAGGGCTCCCGCACTTCGGGCCAGATTGACCCGAAGGACGCAGGCAAACGCTCCAACGAGATCGTGGCCGAGCGGAACAAGATGGCCGTCAAGCAGGTGCAGCGGTATATCCGGCTGAATGAGCTGGTCCCCGACCTGATGAAGCTGATGGACGAGAAAAAGCTGGGCTTCACTACGGCGGTAGAGCTTTCCTACATCGGCAAGAAGAACCAGAACTATATCGCCGTCGCCATCGACAGCCAGCAGTCCTCGCCTTCGCAGGCGCAGGCAAAGCGTATGCGGGAGCTGGACGAAAAGAAGCTGCTCAACGGGGATGTGATCGACGGCATTATGATGGAGGACAAAAAGGAGGTAGACAAAGTGATTCTGACGGGTGCGGAACTGAGCAAATACTTCGGCAAGGAAACCACGCCGAGGGAAATGAAGGATCAGATCATCAAGCTGTTGGACGACTGGAAGGGCCAGCAGAAGGAACACGAAAAGCCGGAGAAGAAAACCGAGCCGGAAAAGTAA